One window from the genome of Mugil cephalus isolate CIBA_MC_2020 chromosome 23, CIBA_Mcephalus_1.1, whole genome shotgun sequence encodes:
- the LOC125000626 gene encoding adenylate cyclase type 8-like isoform X1 → MVEGGDLEGARHASDITFSENISPAPGLRRKQLLWQNAIRTIIDQHHLNPPRPERGPHRITVTDAYIADINRQIRNKGSRGTLWQKRRSSAARIHPTQSVAMATSTNQNTLSDRDFLVSCGRTVRGVFFPTLQLVFKSQDLEQVYQRFSSSQRRTSLVVSNTIDILSRVLVSLLTWPPGWGGVACGCLAGLSVALWAGLSLLVLTRQEVMSSPQWLRCLSLVTWVSQTVQVLAGVLCWSDGDQSWYVFFSVFSTYTLLPVPLLWSIIAGTTTSVLHLLVDACCHYGNRTSLSKVLSQALLHLAMNTAGLFIHFLWDRTQRQSFLETRRCIEGRVHLETENQRQVLVLCPHLSVLTCPSSVLCPHLSLCPQERLVMSILPRFLVLEMISDMDEFLHKIYIHHYKDVSILFADIIGFTSLSLILSAQELVKMLNELFARFDRLAEEHQCLRIKILGDCYYCVSGVPEPHRGHARCCVDMGLSMISTIRYVRRDLEQDVDMRIGVHSGSVLCGVLGLQKWQFDIWSWDVDIANSLEAAGVPGQVHVSRATLDFLGGVYEVEAGHGRDRSPLLRKHNIDTFLIRPGPREGAEPPRTRRLSYEETRTWTAERPFGDILGMSLILSTFSGSLTQLSNQGPGSRDVHKRIGRVLEERSSRRMRRDNITSFTQEFKDASMEAKFSQMRDELFKSNMVCSFILLLLLMVVQLLRPVPRWCPLVSVFLVSCLVYFLLLLLTLGEEFQRCPAPLQSLCCWVHETKTIRTMLTLTAITINLGVGSSHLLWCDWSEVPSSDAPLAPPPSTWAEVNICTGVVAMVTCAVFLRLSCVLQVAVLLLVTALYAYIIQTHRSHQLCGRGACVVLMVMFVVAVLYNSRQLEATARLDFLWRLQAKKEVEDMKELRELNECLLLNILPPHVVQHFLERERSHEDLYSESYQRVGVMFASLPGFSDFYQQQEVLHQQVQSLRLLNDIITGFDQLLEEIYFQDVEKIKTIGSSYMAASGLSPDRKECEDVWFHLPQLALLALAMQETLRHINTLTGSSFTLRVGLAHGPVIAGVIGATKPQYDIWGSTVNMASRMESTGVSGTIQVPEATSCILVERGFLRQLRGNIYVKGVSERHGKIRTFFVSGRGEQSSFPERGGGGGGGGGRSLTRNTLGAVVYSLIQARKREKLREENGGFHLVDAS, encoded by the exons ATGGTTGAGGGCGGTGACCTTGAGGGGGCGCGGCATGCCAGTGACATCACGTTCAGTGAAaacataagccccgcccccggCCTGCGGAGGAAACAGCTGCTTTGGCAAAACGCCATCAGGACCATCATAGACCAGCATCACCTGAACCCCCCGAGACCAGAGAGGGGGCCGCACCGCATCACCGTGACCGACGCCTACATCGCTGACATCAACAG GCAGATCCGTAACAAAGGTTCTCGAGGAACCCTCTGGCAGAAACGTCGCTCCTCTGCAGCTCGTATCCATCCCACCCAGAGCGTCGCCATGGCAACATCCACCAATCAGAACACGCTTAGCGACCGGGACTTCCTGGTCTCGTGTGGACGGACGGTTCGAGGCGTCTTCTTCCCCACGCTGCAGCTCGTCTTCAA GTCTCAGGACCTGGAGCAGGTCTACCAGCGGTTCTCCTCGTCTCAGAGACGGACGTCTCTGGTCGTGTCCAACACCATTGACATCTTGTCCCGCGTCCTCGTGTCTCTGCTGACGTGGCCTCCGGGCTGGGGGGGCGTGGCCTGTGGCTGCCTGGCCGGCCTCTCTGTGGCCTTGTGGGCGGGGCTAAGTCTGCTGGTACTGaccagacaggaagtgatgtcatcaCCACAGTGGCTCAG GTGTCTGTCTCTGGTCACCTGGGTGTCTCAGACTGTCCAGGTCCTGGCTGGTGTCCTCTGCTGGTCTGATGGGGACCAGTCCTGGTACGTCTTCTTCAGCGTCTTCTCCACCTACAccctcctccccgtcccccTCCTCTGGTCCATCATCGCCGGGACAACCACCTCCGTCCTGCACCTCCTGGTGGACGCCTGCTGTCACTACGGCAACCGCACCTCACTCTCAaag gtcttgTCCCAGGCCCTGCTCCACCTGGCCATGAACACCGCCGGCCTGTTCATCCACTTCCTGTGGGACCGGACCCAGAGACAGTCCTTCCTGGAGACACGGCGCTGCATCGAGGGACGAGTCCACCTGGAGAcagagaaccagagacaggtcctggttctgtgtcctcacctgtctgtACTTACGTGTCCATCCTCTGTCCTGTGTCCTcatctgtctctttgtcccCAGGAGCGTCTGGTCATGTCCATCCTGCCCCGGTTCCTGGTCCTGGAGATGATCTCAGACATGGACGAGTTCCTCCACAAGATCTACATCCACCACTACAAGGACGTCAG CATCCTGTTTGCTGACATCATCGGGTTCACGTCTCTGTCCCTGATTCTCTCGGCTCAGGAACTCGTTAAGATGCTAAACGAGCTCTTCGCTCGCTTCGACAGATTAGCAGAG GAGCACCAGTGTCTCCGCATTAAGATCCTGGGAGACTGTTACTACTGTGTCTCTGGTGTCCCTGAGCCCCACAGAGGACACGCCCGCTGCTGCGTGGACATGGGACTCAGCATGATCAGCACCATCCG GTACGTCCGCCGGGACCTGGAGCAGGACGTGGACATGAGGATCGGTGTCCACTCGGGTTCTGTCCTCTGTGGCGTCCTGGGTCTCCAGAAGTGGCAGTTTGACATCTGGAGCTGGGACGTGGACATCGCCAACAgtctggaggctgcaggagTCCCAGG tcAGGTCCACGTCTCTCGGGCCACTCTTGACTTCCTGGGCGGGGTCTATGAGGTGGAGGCGGGGCATGGCCGGGACCGCAGCCCGTTGCTACGGAAACACAACATCGACACATTCCTGATTCGCCCAGGGCCGcgggagggggcggagcctccGAGGACCAGGCGTCTCAGCTATGAGGAGACGAGGACGTGGACCGCGGAGCGTCCCTTCGGGGACATCCTGGGGATGAGCCTC ATCCTGTCCACCTTCAGCGGCTCCCTGACCCAGCTGTCCAATCAGGGACCAGGATCCAGGGACGTCCACAAGAGGATCGGCCGGGtcctggaggagaggagcagccgGCGCATGAGGAGGGACAACATCACCTCCTTCACCCAGGAGTTCAAGGACGCCAGCATGGAGGCCAAG ttCTCACAGATGAGAGACGAGCTCTTCAAGTCCAACATGGTCTGTTCCTTcatcctgttgctgctgctgatggtcGTCCAACTGCTGAGACCTGTCCCCAG GTGGTGTCCCCTGGTGTCTGTCTTCCTGGTCAGCTGCCTGGTTtacttcctgctcctcctcctgactctGGGGGAGGAGTTTCAGCGTTGCCCCGCCCCCCTCcagtctctctgctgctggGTTCACGAGACCAAGACGATCCGAacgatgctaacgctaacggcTATCACCATCAACCTGGGAGTGGGCTCCTCCCACCTG CTGTGGTGTGATTGGTCGGAGGTACCCAGCAGTGACGCCCCGTTGGCCCCGCCCCCCTCTACCTGGGCTGAGGTCAACATCTGCACTGGGgtcgttgccatggtgacgtGCGCCGTCTTCCTGCGGCTCAGCTGCGTTCTGCAGGTCGCCGTCCTCCTATTGGTCACCGCCCTCTACGCCTACATCATCCAGACGCACAG GTCCCATCAGCTGTGTGGGAGAGGAGCGTGTGTCGTCCTCATGGTCATGTTCGTGGTGGCCGTCCTCTACAACAgcagacag CTGGAGGCCACGGCGCGGCTGGACTTCCTGTGGCGTCTCCAGGCcaagaaggaggtggaggacatgAAGGAGCTGAGGGAGCTGAACGAATGTCTCCTCCTCAACATCCTGCCGCCCCACGTGGTCCAGCACTTCCTGGAGAGAGAGCGCAGCCACGAG GACTTGTACTCTGAGTCCTATCAGAGAGTTGGAGTCATGTTCGCGTCTCTTCCAGGATTCTCTGATTTCTACCAACAACAGGAAGTTCTTCATCAACAAGTCCAGAGTCTCCGCCTCCTCAATGACATCATCACCGGCTTTGACCAG CTCCTGGAGGAGATCTACTTCCAGGATGTGGAGAAGATTAAAACCATCGGTAGCTCCTACATGGCGGCGTCAGGCCTCTCTCCAGACAGGAAG gagtgTGAGGACGTCTGGTTTCACCTCCCTCAGCTGGCTCTGTTGGCTCTGGCCATGCAGGAAACTCTGAGACACATCAACactctgacaggaagcagcttcaccCTCAGAGTCG GTCTGGCCCACGGTCCCGTCATTGCAGGTGTGATCGGAGCCACCAAACCTCAGTACGACATCTGGGGCTCCACCGTGAACATGGCGAGCAGGATGGAGAGCACCGGGGTCAGCGGCACCATCCAG GTGCCGGAGGCCACCAGCTGCATCCTGGTGGAGAGGGGCTTCCTACGGCAGCTCAGAGGGAACATTTACGTCAAAGGAGTCAGCGAACGCCACGGGAAG ATCCGCACCTTCTTCGTGAGTGGGCGGGGGGAGCAGTCCAGCTTCCCGgagcgcggcggcggcggcggcggcggtggtgggcGGAGCTTGACCAGGAACACGCTGGGAGCCGTGGTCTACAGTCTGATCCAGGCCCGGAAGAGGGAGAAGCTCCGTGAGGAGAACGGAGGCTTTCACCTGGTGGATGCGTCctag
- the LOC125000626 gene encoding adenylate cyclase type 8-like isoform X3, producing MVEGGDLEGARHASDITFSENISPAPGLRRKQLLWQNAIRTIIDQHHLNPPRPERGPHRITVTDAYIADINRQIRNKGSRGTLWQKRRSSAARIHPTQSVAMATSTNQNTLSDRDFLVSCGRTVRGVFFPTLQLVFKSQDLEQVYQRFSSSQRRTSLVVSNTIDILSRVLVSLLTWPPGWGGVACGCLAGLSVALWAGLSLLVLTRQEVMSSPQWLRCLSLVTWVSQTVQVLAGVLCWSDGDQSWYVFFSVFSTYTLLPVPLLWSIIAGTTTSVLHLLVDACCHYGNRTSLSKVLSQALLHLAMNTAGLFIHFLWDRTQRQSFLETRRCIEGRVHLETENQRQVLVLCPHLSVLTCPSSVLCPHLSLCPQERLVMSILPRFLVLEMISDMDEFLHKIYIHHYKDVSILFADIIGFTSLSLILSAQELVKMLNELFARFDRLAEEHQCLRIKILGDCYYCVSGVPEPHRGHARCCVDMGLSMISTIRYVRRDLEQDVDMRIGVHSGSVLCGVLGLQKWQFDIWSWDVDIANSLEAAGVPGQVHVSRATLDFLGGVYEVEAGHGRDRSPLLRKHNIDTFLIRPGPREGAEPPRTRRLSYEETRTWTAERPFGDILGMSLILSTFSGSLTQLSNQGPGSRDVHKRIGRVLEERSSRRMRRDNITSFTQEFKDASMEAKFSQMRDELFKSNMVCSFILLLLLMVVQLLRPVPRWCPLVSVFLVSCLVYFLLLLLTLGEEFQRCPAPLQSLCCWVHETKTIRTMLTLTAITINLGVGSSHLLWCDWSEVPSSDAPLAPPPSTWAEVNICTGVVAMVTCAVFLRLSCVLQVAVLLLVTALYAYIIQTHRSHQLCGRGACVVLMVMFVVAVLYNSRQLEATARLDFLWRLQAKKEVEDMKELRELNECLLLNILPPHVVQHFLERERSHEDSLISTNNRKFFINKSRVSASSMTSSPALTSSWRRSTSRMWRRLKPSVAPTWRRQASLQTGRSVRTSGFTSLSWLCWLWPCRKL from the exons ATGGTTGAGGGCGGTGACCTTGAGGGGGCGCGGCATGCCAGTGACATCACGTTCAGTGAAaacataagccccgcccccggCCTGCGGAGGAAACAGCTGCTTTGGCAAAACGCCATCAGGACCATCATAGACCAGCATCACCTGAACCCCCCGAGACCAGAGAGGGGGCCGCACCGCATCACCGTGACCGACGCCTACATCGCTGACATCAACAG GCAGATCCGTAACAAAGGTTCTCGAGGAACCCTCTGGCAGAAACGTCGCTCCTCTGCAGCTCGTATCCATCCCACCCAGAGCGTCGCCATGGCAACATCCACCAATCAGAACACGCTTAGCGACCGGGACTTCCTGGTCTCGTGTGGACGGACGGTTCGAGGCGTCTTCTTCCCCACGCTGCAGCTCGTCTTCAA GTCTCAGGACCTGGAGCAGGTCTACCAGCGGTTCTCCTCGTCTCAGAGACGGACGTCTCTGGTCGTGTCCAACACCATTGACATCTTGTCCCGCGTCCTCGTGTCTCTGCTGACGTGGCCTCCGGGCTGGGGGGGCGTGGCCTGTGGCTGCCTGGCCGGCCTCTCTGTGGCCTTGTGGGCGGGGCTAAGTCTGCTGGTACTGaccagacaggaagtgatgtcatcaCCACAGTGGCTCAG GTGTCTGTCTCTGGTCACCTGGGTGTCTCAGACTGTCCAGGTCCTGGCTGGTGTCCTCTGCTGGTCTGATGGGGACCAGTCCTGGTACGTCTTCTTCAGCGTCTTCTCCACCTACAccctcctccccgtcccccTCCTCTGGTCCATCATCGCCGGGACAACCACCTCCGTCCTGCACCTCCTGGTGGACGCCTGCTGTCACTACGGCAACCGCACCTCACTCTCAaag gtcttgTCCCAGGCCCTGCTCCACCTGGCCATGAACACCGCCGGCCTGTTCATCCACTTCCTGTGGGACCGGACCCAGAGACAGTCCTTCCTGGAGACACGGCGCTGCATCGAGGGACGAGTCCACCTGGAGAcagagaaccagagacaggtcctggttctgtgtcctcacctgtctgtACTTACGTGTCCATCCTCTGTCCTGTGTCCTcatctgtctctttgtcccCAGGAGCGTCTGGTCATGTCCATCCTGCCCCGGTTCCTGGTCCTGGAGATGATCTCAGACATGGACGAGTTCCTCCACAAGATCTACATCCACCACTACAAGGACGTCAG CATCCTGTTTGCTGACATCATCGGGTTCACGTCTCTGTCCCTGATTCTCTCGGCTCAGGAACTCGTTAAGATGCTAAACGAGCTCTTCGCTCGCTTCGACAGATTAGCAGAG GAGCACCAGTGTCTCCGCATTAAGATCCTGGGAGACTGTTACTACTGTGTCTCTGGTGTCCCTGAGCCCCACAGAGGACACGCCCGCTGCTGCGTGGACATGGGACTCAGCATGATCAGCACCATCCG GTACGTCCGCCGGGACCTGGAGCAGGACGTGGACATGAGGATCGGTGTCCACTCGGGTTCTGTCCTCTGTGGCGTCCTGGGTCTCCAGAAGTGGCAGTTTGACATCTGGAGCTGGGACGTGGACATCGCCAACAgtctggaggctgcaggagTCCCAGG tcAGGTCCACGTCTCTCGGGCCACTCTTGACTTCCTGGGCGGGGTCTATGAGGTGGAGGCGGGGCATGGCCGGGACCGCAGCCCGTTGCTACGGAAACACAACATCGACACATTCCTGATTCGCCCAGGGCCGcgggagggggcggagcctccGAGGACCAGGCGTCTCAGCTATGAGGAGACGAGGACGTGGACCGCGGAGCGTCCCTTCGGGGACATCCTGGGGATGAGCCTC ATCCTGTCCACCTTCAGCGGCTCCCTGACCCAGCTGTCCAATCAGGGACCAGGATCCAGGGACGTCCACAAGAGGATCGGCCGGGtcctggaggagaggagcagccgGCGCATGAGGAGGGACAACATCACCTCCTTCACCCAGGAGTTCAAGGACGCCAGCATGGAGGCCAAG ttCTCACAGATGAGAGACGAGCTCTTCAAGTCCAACATGGTCTGTTCCTTcatcctgttgctgctgctgatggtcGTCCAACTGCTGAGACCTGTCCCCAG GTGGTGTCCCCTGGTGTCTGTCTTCCTGGTCAGCTGCCTGGTTtacttcctgctcctcctcctgactctGGGGGAGGAGTTTCAGCGTTGCCCCGCCCCCCTCcagtctctctgctgctggGTTCACGAGACCAAGACGATCCGAacgatgctaacgctaacggcTATCACCATCAACCTGGGAGTGGGCTCCTCCCACCTG CTGTGGTGTGATTGGTCGGAGGTACCCAGCAGTGACGCCCCGTTGGCCCCGCCCCCCTCTACCTGGGCTGAGGTCAACATCTGCACTGGGgtcgttgccatggtgacgtGCGCCGTCTTCCTGCGGCTCAGCTGCGTTCTGCAGGTCGCCGTCCTCCTATTGGTCACCGCCCTCTACGCCTACATCATCCAGACGCACAG GTCCCATCAGCTGTGTGGGAGAGGAGCGTGTGTCGTCCTCATGGTCATGTTCGTGGTGGCCGTCCTCTACAACAgcagacag CTGGAGGCCACGGCGCGGCTGGACTTCCTGTGGCGTCTCCAGGCcaagaaggaggtggaggacatgAAGGAGCTGAGGGAGCTGAACGAATGTCTCCTCCTCAACATCCTGCCGCCCCACGTGGTCCAGCACTTCCTGGAGAGAGAGCGCAGCCACGAG GATTCTCTGATTTCTACCAACAACAGGAAGTTCTTCATCAACAAGTCCAGAGTCTCCGCCTCCTCAATGACATCATCACCGGCTTTGACCAG CTCCTGGAGGAGATCTACTTCCAGGATGTGGAGAAGATTAAAACCATCGGTAGCTCCTACATGGCGGCGTCAGGCCTCTCTCCAGACAGGAAG gagtgTGAGGACGTCTGGTTTCACCTCCCTCAGCTGGCTCTGTTGGCTCTGGCCATGCAGGAAACTCTGA
- the LOC125000626 gene encoding adenylate cyclase type 8-like isoform X2, whose translation MVEGGDLEGARHASDITFSENISPAPGLRRKQLLWQNAIRTIIDQHHLNPPRPERGPHRITVTDAYIADINRQIRNKGSRGTLWQKRRSSAARIHPTQSVAMATSTNQNTLSDRDFLVSCGRTVRGVFFPTLQLVFKSQDLEQVYQRFSSSQRRTSLVVSNTIDILSRVLVSLLTWPPGWGGVACGCLAGLSVALWAGLSLLVLTRQEVMSSPQWLRCLSLVTWVSQTVQVLAGVLCWSDGDQSWYVFFSVFSTYTLLPVPLLWSIIAGTTTSVLHLLVDACCHYGNRTSLSKVLSQALLHLAMNTAGLFIHFLWDRTQRQSFLETRRCIEGRVHLETENQRQERLVMSILPRFLVLEMISDMDEFLHKIYIHHYKDVSILFADIIGFTSLSLILSAQELVKMLNELFARFDRLAEEHQCLRIKILGDCYYCVSGVPEPHRGHARCCVDMGLSMISTIRYVRRDLEQDVDMRIGVHSGSVLCGVLGLQKWQFDIWSWDVDIANSLEAAGVPGQVHVSRATLDFLGGVYEVEAGHGRDRSPLLRKHNIDTFLIRPGPREGAEPPRTRRLSYEETRTWTAERPFGDILGMSLILSTFSGSLTQLSNQGPGSRDVHKRIGRVLEERSSRRMRRDNITSFTQEFKDASMEAKFSQMRDELFKSNMVCSFILLLLLMVVQLLRPVPRWCPLVSVFLVSCLVYFLLLLLTLGEEFQRCPAPLQSLCCWVHETKTIRTMLTLTAITINLGVGSSHLLWCDWSEVPSSDAPLAPPPSTWAEVNICTGVVAMVTCAVFLRLSCVLQVAVLLLVTALYAYIIQTHRSHQLCGRGACVVLMVMFVVAVLYNSRQLEATARLDFLWRLQAKKEVEDMKELRELNECLLLNILPPHVVQHFLERERSHEDLYSESYQRVGVMFASLPGFSDFYQQQEVLHQQVQSLRLLNDIITGFDQLLEEIYFQDVEKIKTIGSSYMAASGLSPDRKECEDVWFHLPQLALLALAMQETLRHINTLTGSSFTLRVGLAHGPVIAGVIGATKPQYDIWGSTVNMASRMESTGVSGTIQVPEATSCILVERGFLRQLRGNIYVKGVSERHGKIRTFFVSGRGEQSSFPERGGGGGGGGGRSLTRNTLGAVVYSLIQARKREKLREENGGFHLVDAS comes from the exons ATGGTTGAGGGCGGTGACCTTGAGGGGGCGCGGCATGCCAGTGACATCACGTTCAGTGAAaacataagccccgcccccggCCTGCGGAGGAAACAGCTGCTTTGGCAAAACGCCATCAGGACCATCATAGACCAGCATCACCTGAACCCCCCGAGACCAGAGAGGGGGCCGCACCGCATCACCGTGACCGACGCCTACATCGCTGACATCAACAG GCAGATCCGTAACAAAGGTTCTCGAGGAACCCTCTGGCAGAAACGTCGCTCCTCTGCAGCTCGTATCCATCCCACCCAGAGCGTCGCCATGGCAACATCCACCAATCAGAACACGCTTAGCGACCGGGACTTCCTGGTCTCGTGTGGACGGACGGTTCGAGGCGTCTTCTTCCCCACGCTGCAGCTCGTCTTCAA GTCTCAGGACCTGGAGCAGGTCTACCAGCGGTTCTCCTCGTCTCAGAGACGGACGTCTCTGGTCGTGTCCAACACCATTGACATCTTGTCCCGCGTCCTCGTGTCTCTGCTGACGTGGCCTCCGGGCTGGGGGGGCGTGGCCTGTGGCTGCCTGGCCGGCCTCTCTGTGGCCTTGTGGGCGGGGCTAAGTCTGCTGGTACTGaccagacaggaagtgatgtcatcaCCACAGTGGCTCAG GTGTCTGTCTCTGGTCACCTGGGTGTCTCAGACTGTCCAGGTCCTGGCTGGTGTCCTCTGCTGGTCTGATGGGGACCAGTCCTGGTACGTCTTCTTCAGCGTCTTCTCCACCTACAccctcctccccgtcccccTCCTCTGGTCCATCATCGCCGGGACAACCACCTCCGTCCTGCACCTCCTGGTGGACGCCTGCTGTCACTACGGCAACCGCACCTCACTCTCAaag gtcttgTCCCAGGCCCTGCTCCACCTGGCCATGAACACCGCCGGCCTGTTCATCCACTTCCTGTGGGACCGGACCCAGAGACAGTCCTTCCTGGAGACACGGCGCTGCATCGAGGGACGAGTCCACCTGGAGAcagagaaccagagacag GAGCGTCTGGTCATGTCCATCCTGCCCCGGTTCCTGGTCCTGGAGATGATCTCAGACATGGACGAGTTCCTCCACAAGATCTACATCCACCACTACAAGGACGTCAG CATCCTGTTTGCTGACATCATCGGGTTCACGTCTCTGTCCCTGATTCTCTCGGCTCAGGAACTCGTTAAGATGCTAAACGAGCTCTTCGCTCGCTTCGACAGATTAGCAGAG GAGCACCAGTGTCTCCGCATTAAGATCCTGGGAGACTGTTACTACTGTGTCTCTGGTGTCCCTGAGCCCCACAGAGGACACGCCCGCTGCTGCGTGGACATGGGACTCAGCATGATCAGCACCATCCG GTACGTCCGCCGGGACCTGGAGCAGGACGTGGACATGAGGATCGGTGTCCACTCGGGTTCTGTCCTCTGTGGCGTCCTGGGTCTCCAGAAGTGGCAGTTTGACATCTGGAGCTGGGACGTGGACATCGCCAACAgtctggaggctgcaggagTCCCAGG tcAGGTCCACGTCTCTCGGGCCACTCTTGACTTCCTGGGCGGGGTCTATGAGGTGGAGGCGGGGCATGGCCGGGACCGCAGCCCGTTGCTACGGAAACACAACATCGACACATTCCTGATTCGCCCAGGGCCGcgggagggggcggagcctccGAGGACCAGGCGTCTCAGCTATGAGGAGACGAGGACGTGGACCGCGGAGCGTCCCTTCGGGGACATCCTGGGGATGAGCCTC ATCCTGTCCACCTTCAGCGGCTCCCTGACCCAGCTGTCCAATCAGGGACCAGGATCCAGGGACGTCCACAAGAGGATCGGCCGGGtcctggaggagaggagcagccgGCGCATGAGGAGGGACAACATCACCTCCTTCACCCAGGAGTTCAAGGACGCCAGCATGGAGGCCAAG ttCTCACAGATGAGAGACGAGCTCTTCAAGTCCAACATGGTCTGTTCCTTcatcctgttgctgctgctgatggtcGTCCAACTGCTGAGACCTGTCCCCAG GTGGTGTCCCCTGGTGTCTGTCTTCCTGGTCAGCTGCCTGGTTtacttcctgctcctcctcctgactctGGGGGAGGAGTTTCAGCGTTGCCCCGCCCCCCTCcagtctctctgctgctggGTTCACGAGACCAAGACGATCCGAacgatgctaacgctaacggcTATCACCATCAACCTGGGAGTGGGCTCCTCCCACCTG CTGTGGTGTGATTGGTCGGAGGTACCCAGCAGTGACGCCCCGTTGGCCCCGCCCCCCTCTACCTGGGCTGAGGTCAACATCTGCACTGGGgtcgttgccatggtgacgtGCGCCGTCTTCCTGCGGCTCAGCTGCGTTCTGCAGGTCGCCGTCCTCCTATTGGTCACCGCCCTCTACGCCTACATCATCCAGACGCACAG GTCCCATCAGCTGTGTGGGAGAGGAGCGTGTGTCGTCCTCATGGTCATGTTCGTGGTGGCCGTCCTCTACAACAgcagacag CTGGAGGCCACGGCGCGGCTGGACTTCCTGTGGCGTCTCCAGGCcaagaaggaggtggaggacatgAAGGAGCTGAGGGAGCTGAACGAATGTCTCCTCCTCAACATCCTGCCGCCCCACGTGGTCCAGCACTTCCTGGAGAGAGAGCGCAGCCACGAG GACTTGTACTCTGAGTCCTATCAGAGAGTTGGAGTCATGTTCGCGTCTCTTCCAGGATTCTCTGATTTCTACCAACAACAGGAAGTTCTTCATCAACAAGTCCAGAGTCTCCGCCTCCTCAATGACATCATCACCGGCTTTGACCAG CTCCTGGAGGAGATCTACTTCCAGGATGTGGAGAAGATTAAAACCATCGGTAGCTCCTACATGGCGGCGTCAGGCCTCTCTCCAGACAGGAAG gagtgTGAGGACGTCTGGTTTCACCTCCCTCAGCTGGCTCTGTTGGCTCTGGCCATGCAGGAAACTCTGAGACACATCAACactctgacaggaagcagcttcaccCTCAGAGTCG GTCTGGCCCACGGTCCCGTCATTGCAGGTGTGATCGGAGCCACCAAACCTCAGTACGACATCTGGGGCTCCACCGTGAACATGGCGAGCAGGATGGAGAGCACCGGGGTCAGCGGCACCATCCAG GTGCCGGAGGCCACCAGCTGCATCCTGGTGGAGAGGGGCTTCCTACGGCAGCTCAGAGGGAACATTTACGTCAAAGGAGTCAGCGAACGCCACGGGAAG ATCCGCACCTTCTTCGTGAGTGGGCGGGGGGAGCAGTCCAGCTTCCCGgagcgcggcggcggcggcggcggcggtggtgggcGGAGCTTGACCAGGAACACGCTGGGAGCCGTGGTCTACAGTCTGATCCAGGCCCGGAAGAGGGAGAAGCTCCGTGAGGAGAACGGAGGCTTTCACCTGGTGGATGCGTCctag